A genomic stretch from Marinimicrobium sp. C6131 includes:
- a CDS encoding NAD(P)/FAD-dependent oxidoreductase, giving the protein MATIAVMGAGLGGMQAGYDAKKILGAGHRVVLINPSPHFQFTPSNPWVAVGWRKPDSVTVDIGPAVSAKGVEFIAASVTHIDPKANRLTLSNNDQVEFDYLIITTGPKLAFDEIPGFGPEGFTQSVCTNPHAQSAFAAYEKFLENPGPIVVGAVQGASCFGPAYEFAFILDADLRKRKLRHKVPMTYVTSEPYIGHMGLGGVGDSKGLLESEFRQRDIRWITNAKVDEVTREHVKVTEHNLKGEPEKTHELKSRFTMLLPAFKGVDAVAAVPQLCNPRGFVLIDDYQRNPTYPHIYAAGVCVAIGPPEPTPIPTGVPKTGYMIESMVTAAIENIKADIEGKESRAQATWNAVCLADMGDTGAAFVALPQIPPRNTTWAKKGKWVHLAKVAFEKYFLHKMRSGNTEPVYEKYVLKALGIERLKEQ; this is encoded by the coding sequence ATGGCAACCATAGCGGTCATGGGAGCGGGGCTTGGCGGTATGCAGGCCGGCTACGATGCAAAGAAAATTCTCGGTGCCGGGCACCGGGTGGTACTGATCAACCCCAGCCCACACTTTCAGTTCACGCCCTCCAATCCCTGGGTGGCGGTGGGCTGGCGTAAGCCGGATTCGGTCACGGTGGACATAGGCCCGGCGGTCAGTGCCAAAGGGGTCGAGTTTATCGCCGCCAGCGTGACCCACATCGATCCCAAGGCCAACCGGCTGACCCTCTCCAACAACGACCAGGTCGAGTTCGACTACCTGATCATCACCACCGGCCCCAAGCTTGCCTTTGATGAAATTCCCGGTTTCGGCCCCGAGGGTTTTACCCAGTCGGTGTGCACTAACCCCCATGCCCAATCGGCCTTTGCCGCCTACGAGAAATTTCTGGAAAACCCCGGCCCGATCGTGGTCGGTGCCGTGCAGGGGGCCAGTTGTTTTGGCCCGGCCTACGAGTTCGCGTTTATCCTCGACGCGGACCTGCGCAAGCGCAAACTGCGCCACAAGGTGCCCATGACCTATGTCACCAGCGAACCCTATATTGGCCATATGGGCCTGGGCGGTGTGGGCGACTCCAAAGGCCTGCTCGAATCCGAGTTTCGCCAACGGGATATCCGCTGGATCACCAACGCCAAGGTGGATGAGGTCACCCGGGAACACGTCAAAGTGACCGAACACAATCTCAAGGGCGAACCGGAAAAAACCCATGAACTCAAGAGCCGCTTTACCATGTTGCTGCCCGCCTTCAAGGGCGTGGATGCGGTGGCCGCCGTGCCACAATTGTGCAACCCGCGCGGCTTCGTGCTGATTGACGACTACCAGCGCAACCCCACCTATCCGCATATTTACGCCGCCGGGGTGTGCGTGGCCATTGGGCCGCCCGAACCCACACCGATTCCCACCGGTGTACCCAAAACCGGCTATATGATTGAATCTATGGTTACGGCGGCGATTGAAAATATCAAAGCCGATATCGAGGGCAAGGAGTCCCGCGCCCAGGCCACCTGGAACGCCGTCTGCCTGGCGGACATGGGCGATACCGGCGCCGCCTTTGTCGCGCTGCCACAGATTCCGCCGCGCAACACCACCTGGGCGAAAAAAGGCAAATGGGTTCACCTGGCCAAGGTGGCCTTCGAGAAGTATTTCCTGCACAAAATGCGCAGTGGCAACACCGAACCCGTTTACGAAAAGTATGTCCTGAAGGCGCTCGGTATTGAGCGCCTGAAAGAGCAATAG
- the trxC gene encoding thioredoxin TrxC: MIQTLCPHCLTPNRVDPTRLGDKPKCGKCHQPLFVGAPLAADDTQFQRLLSKEQLPLVVDFWADWCGPCKAMAPVFAKVAAEQEPRARFVKVDTERARQAASQFNIRSIPTLMIFKNGKPVAQQAGALPYPNLVQWLNSAL; encoded by the coding sequence ATGATTCAGACCCTGTGCCCCCACTGCCTGACCCCCAATCGGGTCGATCCGACCCGGCTGGGCGACAAACCCAAATGCGGCAAGTGCCACCAGCCGCTGTTCGTCGGCGCACCCCTGGCCGCCGACGATACTCAGTTCCAGCGGCTGCTCAGCAAAGAGCAGCTCCCGTTGGTGGTGGACTTCTGGGCCGACTGGTGCGGCCCCTGCAAAGCCATGGCGCCGGTGTTTGCCAAAGTGGCGGCAGAACAGGAACCCCGAGCGCGATTTGTCAAAGTCGACACCGAACGGGCCCGTCAGGCCGCGAGCCAATTCAACATTCGCAGCATTCCGACGCTGATGATTTTCAAAAACGGCAAGCCGGTGGCCCAGCAGGCCGGGGCCTTACCCTATCCGAACCTGGTGCAGTGGTTAAACAGCGCCCTGTAA